One genomic window of Phoenix dactylifera cultivar Barhee BC4 chromosome 6, palm_55x_up_171113_PBpolish2nd_filt_p, whole genome shotgun sequence includes the following:
- the LOC103705093 gene encoding protein DEEPER ROOTING 1-like — MPDVRKEEFDDWPQALLSIGTFGNKELKEDLQGHELSENLDSSENLEDASQDFPDFTSEEVRKLQQELANLLSRKPKPSTQVGKEERANLPLNRFLNCPSSLEVDRTGSLRLQDELDNNKGDLSPDTKIILNKVKDLLLGNRSAVKKKTLTFLLKKIFVCRSGFSPAPSLRDPIQESRMEKILRTLLQKKIFARSSASSSVRKCLEERPGENVQAEKKKEKGEDRCKWVKTDSEYIVLEI; from the exons ATGCCAGACGTTCGCAAAGAAGAATTCGATGATTGGCCTCAGGCATTGCTGTCGATTGGAACATTCGGCAACAAAGAGTTGAAGGAAGACCTACAGGGACACGAGCTCTCAGAAAATCTAGATTCATCAGAAAATTTGGAGGATGCATCCCAAGATTTTCCAGACTTTACATCGGAAGAAGTGAGAAAGTTACAGCAGGAGCTAGCAAACCTATTGTCTCGCAAGCCAAAACCGAGCACACAAGtgggaaaggaagagagagcCAATCTCCCACTTAATAGATTTCTGAACTGCCCGTCAAGCTTGGAGGTTGATCGGACTGGCTCCCTCAGGTTACAAGATGAATTGGATAATAACAAAGGCGACCTCTCCCCCGATACCAAGATCATCTTAAACAAAGTCAAAGATTTATTACTTGGCAACCGCAGTGCAGTGAAGAAAAAAACACTCACATTTCTTCTCAAGAAAATATTTGTGTGTCGAAGTGGCTTCTCACCGGCTCCGAGCTTGAGGGATCCCATTCAAGAGTCAAGGATGGAGAAG ATTTTGAGGACATTACTTCAGAAGAAAATATTCGCTCGAAGCTCTGCTTCATCATCGGTGAGGAAGTGCTTGGAGGAGAGACCTGGGGAGAATGTGCAGgcagagaaaaagaaggagaaaggagAGGATCGATGTAAGTGGGTCAAGACCGATTCAGAGT ATATTGTTCTAGAGATCTAA
- the LOC103705088 gene encoding protein LAZ1 homolog 2 — translation MALNHLSNFGGVYKNLHIPALVIGAGFVLIALILSVLLILQHLRSYTNPSEQKWIIGIIFMVPVYATESIISLWNSRFSIICDILRNCYEAFALYSFGSYLAACLGGEERVAELLENGANKQLGKQLLEEEEKEGAPHQSSFLDFFCHPSVLGKDLYTIVKFGIVQYMILKTLCAFLALLLELFGVYGDGEFKLYYGYPYIAVVLNFSQMWALYCLVQFYNVTYHRLQPIKPLAKFISFKAIVFATWWQGVGIAIVCYFGILPKEGKIQNGIQDFLICIEMAIAAVAHVYVFSAKPYRFLSVSEYGKVTSLETKTKLKINESSEGRPASVEQEETHAESPGTSITKSAQDVVLGSGEHVVKDVALIISQAIEPVEKGVTKIQETFHHISFGSDKEKEPKVEVDEHITENVVGDEPHMISSEMEIKTGNLH, via the exons ATGGCATTGAATCACCTATCTAACTTTGGAGGAGTATATAAGAATCTTCACATACCGGCGCTAGTAATTGGAGCAGGATTTGTTTTGATTGCACTGATCCTTTCTGTCTTGCTGATATTGCAACATCTCAGATCATACACTAATCCTTCT GAACAGAAATGGATTATTGGCATCATATTCATGGTTCCTGTTTATGCCACTGAATCT ATAATATCCCTGTGGAATTCGAGATTTTCTATAATTTGTGACATCTTAAGAAATTGTTATGAAGCATTTGCCCTGTATTCTTTTGGAAGCTACTTGGCTGCCTGCCTTG GAGGTGAAGAAAGAGTTGCAGAGCTGCTTGAGAATGGAGCAAATAAACAGCTAGGTAAGCAATTGctcgaggaagaagagaaggaaggagcACCACATCAAAGTTCATTCCTTGATTTTTTTTGCCATCCAAGTGTGCTGGGAAAGGATTTATACACAATTGTGAAATTTGGTATCGTGCAATAT ATGATTCTCAAGACATTATGTGCCTTTCTGGCATTGTTGTTGGAGCTTTTTGGAGTATATGGAGATGGGGAGTTCAAGTTGTACTATGG GTACCCATATATTGCAGTTGTATTAAACTTCAGTCAGATGTGGGCTTTGTATTGTCTTGTGCAGTTTTACAATGTGACCTATCATAGGTTGCAACCAATCAAGCCATTGGCAAAGTTCATAAGCTTTAAGGCGATTGTTTTTGCGACTTGGTGGCAGGGTGTGGGTATCGCAATAGTCTGTTATTTTGGTATCTTGCCAAAGGAGGGGAAGATCCAAAATGGAATTCAGGATTTTCTCATCTGCATTGAA ATGGCTATTGCAGCTGTTGCCCATGTGTATGTTTTCTCAGCAAAACCGTACCGGTTTCTGTCAGTTTCGGAGTATGGAAAGGTCACTTCCCTTGAAACTAAAACCaaattgaaaataaatgaaAGTAGCGAGGGGAGGCCTGCTAGTGTTGAGCAAGAGGAAACGCATGCTGAATCTCCTGGGACAAGCATCACCAAGAGTGCTCAGGATGTTGTGCTAGGGAGTGGTGAACAT GTGGTTAAAGACGTAGCTTTGATCATATCTCAGGCAATAGAGCCTGTAGAAAAGGGTGTCACAAAGATACAAGAGACATTCCATCACATTTCTTTTGGCTCTGATAAGGAGAAAGAACCTAAAGTTGAGGTTGATGAGCACATCACGGAGAATGTCGTGGGAGATGAGCCCCATATGATCAGTTCCGAAATGGAAATTAAAACTGGAAATCTCCACTGA